A region of Streptomyces sp. NBC_01788 DNA encodes the following proteins:
- a CDS encoding response regulator transcription factor yields MRVLVVEDEQLLADAVATGLRREAMAVDVVYDGAAALERIGVNDYDVVVLDRDLPLVHGDDVCRKIVELGMPTRVLMLTASGDVSDRVEGLEIGADDYLPKPFAFSELTARVRALGRRTSVPLPPVLERAGIKLDPNRREVFRDGREVQLAPKEFAVLEVLMRSEGAVVSAEQLLEKAWDENTDPFTNVVRVTVMTLRRKLGEPPVIVTVPGSGYRI; encoded by the coding sequence GTGCGCGTACTCGTCGTCGAGGACGAGCAACTGCTCGCCGATGCGGTGGCCACCGGACTGCGCCGGGAGGCCATGGCCGTCGACGTCGTGTACGACGGTGCGGCCGCCCTGGAGCGCATCGGCGTCAACGACTACGACGTGGTCGTCCTCGACCGCGACCTCCCGCTGGTGCACGGCGACGACGTCTGCCGCAAGATCGTCGAACTGGGCATGCCCACGCGCGTGCTGATGCTCACCGCCTCCGGCGACGTCAGCGACCGTGTCGAGGGCCTGGAGATCGGCGCCGACGACTATCTCCCCAAGCCCTTCGCGTTCAGCGAGCTGACGGCACGCGTGCGTGCCCTGGGCCGGCGCACCAGCGTGCCCCTGCCGCCCGTCCTGGAGCGCGCCGGGATCAAGCTCGACCCCAACCGCCGCGAGGTCTTCCGCGACGGCAGGGAGGTCCAGCTCGCGCCGAAGGAGTTCGCGGTCCTCGAGGTCCTGATGCGCAGCGAGGGCGCCGTGGTCTCCGCGGAGCAGCTCTTGGAGAAGGCCTGGGACGAGAACACCGACCCGTTCACCAACGTCGTGCGCGTCACGGTGATGACGCTGCGGCGCAAGCTCGGCGAGCCCCCGGTGATCGTCACCGTGCCCGGCTCCGGCTACCGGATCTGA
- a CDS encoding DUF4193 domain-containing protein has protein sequence MATDYDTPRKTDDDVDSDSLEELKARRNDKSTSAVDVDEFEAAEGLELPGADLSNEELAVRVLPKQQDEFTCMSCFLVHHRSQLAREKNGQPICRDCD, from the coding sequence ATGGCAACCGATTACGACACCCCACGCAAGACCGACGACGACGTTGACTCGGACAGCCTGGAAGAGCTGAAGGCCAGGCGGAACGACAAGTCCACCTCGGCCGTCGACGTCGACGAGTTCGAGGCCGCAGAAGGCCTGGAACTGCCCGGCGCGGACCTCTCGAACGAGGAGCTGGCCGTCCGGGTGCTGCCCAAGCAGCAGGACGAGTTCACCTGCATGAGCTGCTTCCTGGTGCACCACCGCAGCCAGCTGGCCCGGGAGAAGAACGGTCAGCCGATCTGCCGCGACTGCGACTGA
- a CDS encoding PaaI family thioesterase has protein sequence MSGSSAALQPPPDAVAPVRHPDAPAPGELLGSHYAECFGCGEEQPHGLHLQARAGEGVAITAEFTVQPAHQGAPGLAHGGVLATALDEALGSLNWLLRTIAVTGRLETDYVRPVPVGTVLHLEAEVTAVAGRKIYSRATGRVGGPDGPVAVRAEALFVEVKVDHFVDHGREQEIQAVMNDPDQVRRVRAFEVNP, from the coding sequence GTGAGTGGTAGTTCCGCAGCTCTTCAGCCCCCGCCCGACGCCGTGGCCCCGGTCCGGCACCCCGACGCCCCCGCGCCCGGCGAACTCCTCGGCTCGCATTACGCAGAGTGCTTCGGCTGTGGCGAGGAGCAGCCGCACGGGCTGCACCTCCAGGCCCGGGCCGGGGAGGGCGTCGCGATCACCGCCGAGTTCACCGTGCAGCCCGCCCACCAGGGCGCGCCCGGCCTCGCCCACGGCGGGGTCCTCGCGACCGCCCTCGACGAGGCCCTCGGCTCGCTGAACTGGCTGCTGCGGACGATCGCCGTGACCGGGCGGCTGGAGACGGACTACGTGCGCCCGGTGCCGGTCGGCACCGTCCTGCACCTGGAGGCCGAGGTCACCGCCGTGGCCGGGCGGAAGATCTACTCCAGGGCCACCGGACGTGTCGGCGGCCCCGACGGGCCGGTCGCCGTCCGCGCCGAGGCCCTGTTCGTCGAGGTCAAGGTCGACCACTTCGTCGACCACGGCCGCGAGCAGGAGATCCAGGCCGTCATGAACGACCCCGACCAGGTCCGGCGCGTCCGCGCCTTCGAGGTGAACCCGTGA
- a CDS encoding sensor histidine kinase KdpD: MGRGKLRIYLGAAPGVGKTYAMLSEAHRRVERGTDCVVAFVEHHDRLRTEVMLHGLEQVPRKALEYRGSTFTEMDVDAVLRRAPAVALVDELAHTNIPGSRNAKRWQDVEELLAAGVDVISTVNIQHLESLGDVVESITGVRQRETVPDEVVRRADQIELVDMSPEALRRRMAHGNIYKSDKVDAALSNYFRPGNLTALRELALLWVADRVDEYLQRYRSEHQVSRIWGSRERIVVGLTGGPEGRTLIRRAARLAEKGAGGEVMAVYIARSDGLTSASPKELAVQRTLVEDLGGTFHHVVGDDIPAALLDFARGVNATQIVLGSSRRKTWQYIFGPGVGATVARESGPDLDVHIVTHGQVAKGRGLPVARGARLGRARIVWGWTVAVAGPVILALLLNTVDLGLANDMLLFLALTVAAALLGGLLPALASAAVGSLLLNYYYTPPLHRLTIADPKNIVAIAIFVGIAVSVASVVDLAARRTHQAARLRAEAEILSFLAGSVLRGETSLEALLERVRETFGMESVALLERQSEVDPWTCAGRVGTGGPLQRPEDAAVDMPVSDHMALALTGRVLPASDRRVLAAFAAQAAVVLERRRLQEEADQARALAEGNRIRTALLAAVSHDLRTPLAGIKAAVSSLRSEDVEWSEEDRAELLQGIEEGADRLDHLVGNLLDMSRLQTGTVTPLIREIDLDEVVPMALGGVPEDSVHLDIPEYLPMVAVDPGLLERAVANLVENAVKYSPADEQVVVSASAMADRVEVRVVDRGPGVPDEAKDRIFEPFQRHGDAPRGAGVGLGLAVARGFAEAMSGTLDAEDTPGGGLTMVLTLRAAESLRGPVRLAEPERQTT; encoded by the coding sequence ATGGGACGCGGCAAGCTTCGGATCTATCTCGGTGCGGCACCGGGCGTCGGCAAGACGTACGCGATGCTCTCCGAGGCACACCGCCGGGTGGAGCGGGGCACCGACTGCGTCGTGGCGTTCGTCGAGCACCACGACCGGCTGCGCACCGAGGTGATGCTGCACGGTCTCGAGCAGGTCCCCCGCAAGGCACTGGAGTACCGCGGGAGCACGTTCACCGAGATGGACGTCGACGCCGTGCTGCGCCGCGCCCCGGCCGTCGCCCTGGTGGACGAACTCGCCCACACCAACATCCCAGGCTCCCGCAACGCCAAGCGCTGGCAGGACGTGGAGGAGCTGCTGGCGGCCGGTGTCGACGTCATCTCCACGGTCAACATCCAGCACCTGGAGTCCCTCGGCGACGTGGTCGAGTCGATCACGGGCGTACGGCAGCGGGAGACCGTCCCCGACGAGGTGGTGCGGCGGGCCGACCAGATCGAGCTGGTCGACATGTCGCCCGAGGCCCTCCGCCGCCGGATGGCCCACGGCAACATCTACAAGTCGGACAAGGTCGACGCCGCCCTGTCCAACTACTTCCGGCCCGGCAACCTCACCGCGCTGCGCGAGCTGGCCCTGCTGTGGGTGGCCGACCGGGTCGACGAGTACCTCCAGCGCTACCGGAGCGAGCACCAGGTCTCCAGGATCTGGGGCTCGCGCGAGCGGATCGTCGTCGGCCTGACCGGCGGTCCCGAGGGGCGCACGCTGATCCGCCGGGCGGCCCGGCTGGCCGAGAAGGGCGCCGGAGGGGAGGTCATGGCCGTCTACATCGCCCGCAGCGACGGACTGACCTCCGCCTCCCCGAAGGAGCTGGCCGTCCAGCGCACCCTCGTGGAGGACCTGGGCGGCACCTTCCACCATGTCGTCGGCGACGACATACCGGCCGCGCTGCTCGACTTCGCCCGCGGGGTCAACGCCACCCAGATCGTGCTGGGCTCCTCGCGCCGCAAGACCTGGCAGTACATCTTCGGACCGGGCGTGGGCGCCACGGTGGCCCGCGAGTCGGGCCCCGACCTCGACGTGCACATCGTCACCCACGGACAGGTCGCCAAGGGGCGCGGACTGCCGGTGGCCCGCGGTGCCCGGCTCGGACGGGCCCGGATCGTCTGGGGCTGGACGGTCGCGGTCGCCGGCCCGGTGATCCTCGCGCTGCTGCTGAACACCGTGGACCTCGGCCTCGCCAACGACATGCTGCTGTTCCTCGCCCTGACGGTGGCCGCGGCCCTGCTGGGCGGGCTGCTGCCGGCGCTCGCCTCGGCGGCCGTCGGATCGCTGCTGCTGAACTACTACTACACACCGCCCCTGCACCGGCTCACCATCGCCGACCCCAAGAACATCGTGGCCATCGCGATCTTCGTCGGGATCGCCGTGTCCGTGGCCTCCGTGGTGGACCTCGCGGCCCGCCGCACCCACCAGGCCGCCCGGTTGCGCGCCGAGGCGGAGATACTGTCCTTCCTCGCGGGCAGCGTGCTGCGCGGGGAGACCAGCCTTGAGGCGCTGCTGGAGCGGGTCCGCGAGACCTTCGGCATGGAGTCGGTGGCCCTCCTGGAGCGGCAGAGCGAGGTGGACCCCTGGACGTGCGCCGGCCGTGTGGGCACGGGCGGGCCGCTCCAGCGCCCCGAGGACGCGGCCGTGGACATGCCCGTCAGCGACCACATGGCGCTGGCGCTGACCGGACGGGTGCTGCCCGCCTCCGACCGCCGCGTGCTGGCCGCCTTCGCCGCCCAGGCCGCCGTCGTCCTGGAACGCCGGCGCCTCCAGGAGGAGGCCGACCAGGCCCGCGCCCTCGCGGAGGGCAACCGCATCCGCACCGCGCTGCTCGCCGCCGTCAGCCACGATCTGCGCACCCCGCTCGCCGGGATCAAGGCGGCCGTCTCCTCGCTCAGGTCCGAGGACGTCGAGTGGTCCGAGGAGGACCGCGCGGAACTGCTCCAGGGCATCGAGGAGGGCGCCGACCGGCTCGACCACCTCGTGGGCAACCTGCTCGACATGTCCCGCCTCCAGACCGGCACCGTCACTCCGCTGATCCGCGAGATCGACCTCGACGAGGTGGTGCCGATGGCGCTGGGCGGGGTGCCCGAGGACAGCGTGCACCTGGACATCCCGGAGTACCTGCCGATGGTCGCCGTCGACCCCGGGCTGCTGGAGCGCGCGGTCGCCAACCTGGTGGAGAACGCCGTGAAGTACAGTCCGGCGGACGAGCAGGTGGTGGTGTCCGCCAGCGCCATGGCCGACCGGGTCGAGGTCCGGGTCGTCGACCGCGGACCGGGCGTCCCCGACGAGGCCAAGGACCGTATCTTCGAGCCGTTCCAGCGGCACGGCGACGCCCCGCGCGGAGCCGGCGTGGGCCTCGGCCTCGCCGTGGCACGCGGCTTCGCCGAGGCCATGAGCGGCACGCTCGACGCCGAGGACACGCCCGGTGGCGGTCTGACGATGGTCCTCACCCTGCGGGCCGCGGAAAGCCTTCGCGGCCCCGTACGACTCGCCGAACCAGAAAGGCAAACCACATGA
- a CDS encoding sensor histidine kinase, with protein MAATPAPPQAPPKPTWDPRRPEPAFPWLRPTIRIRLTLLYGGMFLIAGILLLSIIYLLAAQALRTGNQPLFKIVDFNALRVTSTDCPGVDNGNLSLSEFNAAISACIDHQRQAALDSLLSRSLLALLGLAVIAFAFGYAMAGRVLSPLGRITRTARAVAGSDLSRRIELDGPDDELKELADTFDDMLERLQRAFTAQQRFVGNASHELRTPLAINRTLLEVQLSDPHAPMELQQLGKTLLATNERSEQLVEGLLLLARSDNQIVERKPVDLAEVASQAIDQVRGEAEAKGVVIRGERKPAVVQGNGVLLERIALNLVQNAVRYNVANEEVQREALPNKGGGGRREGGWVEVTTDVQHGQAILVVTNTGPVVPAYEIDNLFEPFRRLRTERTGSDKGVGLGLSIARSVARAHGGHISAQPREGGGLVMRVMLPI; from the coding sequence GTGGCCGCGACCCCGGCGCCGCCCCAGGCGCCCCCGAAACCCACCTGGGACCCCAGAAGGCCGGAGCCCGCCTTCCCGTGGCTGCGCCCGACCATCCGGATAAGGCTGACGCTGCTGTACGGCGGCATGTTCTTGATCGCCGGCATCCTGCTGCTGTCGATCATCTACCTGCTCGCCGCGCAGGCCCTGCGCACCGGCAACCAACCGCTGTTCAAGATCGTCGACTTCAACGCCCTGAGGGTCACCAGCACCGACTGTCCGGGCGTCGACAACGGCAACCTGTCGCTGTCGGAGTTCAACGCCGCGATCAGCGCCTGCATCGATCACCAGCGCCAGGCCGCCCTGGACAGCCTGCTCAGCCGCTCGCTGCTCGCCCTGCTCGGCCTCGCCGTGATCGCCTTCGCGTTCGGCTACGCGATGGCCGGCCGTGTGCTGTCCCCGCTCGGCCGGATCACCCGCACCGCCCGCGCGGTGGCCGGCTCCGACCTGTCCCGGCGGATCGAGCTGGACGGCCCGGACGACGAGCTGAAGGAACTCGCGGACACCTTCGACGACATGCTGGAGCGGCTGCAGCGGGCCTTCACCGCCCAGCAGCGCTTCGTCGGCAACGCCTCGCACGAGCTGCGCACGCCGCTCGCGATCAACCGCACGCTGCTGGAGGTGCAGCTCTCCGACCCGCACGCGCCGATGGAGCTCCAGCAGCTCGGCAAGACCCTGCTGGCCACCAACGAGCGCAGCGAACAGCTCGTCGAGGGCCTGCTGCTGCTCGCCCGCAGCGACAACCAGATCGTCGAGCGCAAGCCGGTGGACCTCGCCGAGGTCGCCTCGCAGGCCATCGACCAGGTGCGCGGGGAGGCGGAGGCCAAGGGGGTCGTGATCCGCGGCGAGCGCAAGCCGGCGGTGGTCCAGGGCAACGGCGTGCTGCTGGAGCGGATCGCCCTGAACCTGGTGCAGAACGCGGTGCGGTACAACGTGGCCAATGAGGAGGTGCAGCGCGAAGCGCTTCCCAACAAGGGTGGTGGCGGGAGACGGGAGGGCGGGTGGGTGGAGGTCACCACGGACGTCCAGCACGGTCAGGCGATCCTCGTCGTCACCAACACCGGCCCGGTCGTCCCGGCCTACGAGATCGACAACCTCTTCGAGCCCTTCCGGCGGCTGCGCACCGAGCGCACCGGCAGCGACAAGGGCGTCGGCCTCGGTCTGTCCATCGCCCGTTCCGTGGCGAGGGCTCACGGCGGCCACATTTCGGCCCAGCCGCGTGAGGGGGGTGGGCTGGTGATGCGAGTGATGCTGCCGATCTGA
- a CDS encoding DUF3159 domain-containing protein, which produces MTSLDKPTEDTTADHDARAVTEAALFEAFGGVRGMVETVLPGLLFVTIFTINKDLHWSAIAALAVSLVLVVVRLARRDTVKHAFSGVFGVAFGVVFAMMTGNAKDFYLPGMLYTLGLAVAYIVTTLAGVPLIGLMLGPVFKENLSWRTRNPGRKKAYAKASWAWGLILLAKCAILFPLYWWANTAQLGWVLVILKIPPFLLAVWLTWVFLAKAPPPIDVFAEMEAEEKAEEERKAALTPEHGEEPAAGRHRRQN; this is translated from the coding sequence GTGACGTCACTCGACAAGCCGACCGAAGACACGACTGCCGACCACGATGCCCGGGCGGTGACGGAGGCCGCCCTGTTCGAGGCGTTCGGCGGGGTGCGGGGCATGGTCGAGACGGTGCTGCCCGGCCTCCTCTTCGTCACCATCTTCACGATCAACAAGGACCTGCACTGGTCGGCGATCGCCGCGCTGGCCGTGTCGCTGGTGCTGGTCGTGGTCCGGCTGGCGAGGCGGGACACCGTCAAGCACGCCTTCAGCGGTGTCTTCGGCGTCGCCTTCGGTGTCGTCTTCGCGATGATGACCGGCAACGCCAAGGACTTCTACCTGCCCGGCATGCTCTACACACTGGGCCTGGCCGTGGCGTACATCGTGACCACGCTGGCCGGGGTCCCGCTGATCGGCCTGATGCTCGGCCCGGTCTTCAAGGAGAACCTCTCCTGGCGCACCCGCAACCCGGGCCGCAAGAAGGCCTACGCCAAGGCGAGCTGGGCCTGGGGCCTGATCCTGCTCGCCAAGTGCGCGATCCTCTTCCCGCTGTACTGGTGGGCCAACACCGCCCAGCTCGGCTGGGTCCTGGTCATCCTGAAGATCCCGCCGTTCCTGCTGGCGGTCTGGCTGACCTGGGTCTTCCTCGCCAAGGCTCCCCCGCCCATCGACGTGTTCGCCGAGATGGAGGCCGAGGAGAAGGCCGAGGAGGAGCGCAAGGCGGCCCTGACACCGGAGCACGGCGAGGAACCGGCCGCAGGCCGTCACCGCCGCCAGAACTGA
- a CDS encoding ABC transporter ATP-binding protein produces the protein MSQVITETMVRVEDVHKSYGQGEAAVHALRGVSFEVPRGELVALKGRSGSGKTTLLNIVGGLDEPDRGRVHVDGRDLSELGEEGLLALRRDHVGFVFQSFGLIPILTAAENVGVPMRLRRADPRVREERVELLLSLVGLADHARQRPGELSGGQQQRVAIARALANEPALLIADEPTGQLDAETGHAVMELLRAVVRSEQVTALVATHDATLLDLADRVLELRDGKIVES, from the coding sequence ATGAGCCAGGTGATCACCGAGACCATGGTGCGCGTGGAGGACGTCCACAAGTCCTACGGACAGGGCGAGGCCGCCGTGCACGCCCTGCGCGGAGTCTCCTTCGAGGTCCCGCGGGGCGAACTGGTCGCACTCAAGGGCCGCTCGGGCTCCGGCAAGACCACGCTGCTGAACATCGTCGGCGGGCTCGACGAGCCGGACCGGGGACGGGTCCACGTCGACGGCCGCGACCTGTCCGAACTCGGCGAGGAGGGCCTCCTCGCCCTGCGCCGGGACCACGTCGGGTTCGTCTTCCAGTCCTTCGGGCTCATCCCGATCCTCACCGCCGCGGAGAACGTGGGCGTGCCGATGCGGCTGCGCCGCGCCGATCCGCGCGTCCGGGAGGAGCGCGTCGAGCTGCTGCTGTCCCTGGTCGGCCTCGCCGACCACGCCCGGCAGCGGCCCGGTGAGCTGTCCGGCGGCCAGCAGCAGCGCGTGGCCATCGCCCGCGCCCTCGCCAACGAGCCGGCGCTCCTGATAGCCGACGAGCCGACCGGCCAGCTCGATGCGGAGACCGGCCACGCCGTGATGGAGCTGCTGCGCGCCGTCGTCCGCAGCGAGCAGGTCACCGCACTGGTCGCCACCCACGACGCCACACTGCTGGACCTCGCCGACCGGGTGCTGGAGCTGCGCGACGGCAAGATCGTCGAATCGTGA
- a CDS encoding response regulator — MTRVLVVDDEPQIVRALVINLKARKYEVDAASDGRSALDLAASRHPDVVVLDLGLPDMDGVEVIRGLRGWTRVPILVLSARHSSDEKVQALDAGADDYVTKPFGMDELLARLRAAVRRAEPVGSGEDGVLVETEDFTVDLAAKKVNRAGKDVRLTPTEWHLLEVLVRNTGRLVSQKQLLQEVWGPSYGTETNYLRVYMAQLRRKLEADPSHPKHFVTEPGMGYRFEK, encoded by the coding sequence ATGACGCGGGTGCTGGTGGTCGACGACGAGCCACAGATCGTGCGGGCCCTCGTGATCAACCTCAAGGCACGCAAGTACGAGGTCGACGCCGCCTCCGACGGCAGGAGCGCCCTCGACCTCGCCGCCTCCCGCCACCCCGACGTGGTCGTGCTCGACCTGGGTCTGCCCGACATGGACGGCGTCGAGGTGATCAGGGGCCTGCGTGGCTGGACCCGGGTTCCCATCCTGGTGCTGTCCGCCCGGCACTCCTCCGACGAGAAGGTCCAGGCGCTGGACGCGGGCGCCGACGACTACGTCACCAAGCCGTTCGGCATGGACGAGCTGCTGGCCCGGCTGCGGGCCGCCGTCCGCCGCGCCGAGCCCGTCGGGAGCGGCGAGGACGGCGTGCTGGTGGAGACCGAGGACTTCACCGTCGACCTGGCCGCGAAGAAGGTCAACCGGGCCGGCAAGGACGTACGGCTCACCCCGACCGAATGGCACCTGCTGGAGGTGCTGGTGCGCAACACCGGCCGGCTGGTCAGCCAGAAGCAGCTGCTCCAGGAGGTGTGGGGGCCGTCGTACGGCACGGAGACGAACTATCTGCGCGTGTACATGGCACAGCTGCGCAGGAAGCTGGAGGCCGACCCCTCGCACCCCAAGCACTTCGTCACCGAACCGGGGATGGGCTACCGCTTCGAGAAGTGA
- a CDS encoding DUF3710 domain-containing protein, with translation MFGRRNKKGAAEDAAGEAEQVVDSVDTEADVDVKGERERLRLEPGPRPDGPWDGSEVREPAEGRVDLGGMFVPGVEGMELRVEVAGDAIVAATVVLHDSAIQLQAFAAPKREGIWGEVREEIGSGITQQGGIIDEVEGPLGWELRAQVPVQLPDGTGGYQVVRFVGVDGPRWFLRGVISGQGAVQPQAAGLLEQIFRDTVVVRGEGPMAPRDPIVLKLPNDAQMVPEGVQQDEGQSRFSGGMGQLQRGPEITEVR, from the coding sequence GTGTTCGGACGTCGCAACAAGAAGGGTGCCGCCGAGGACGCGGCCGGCGAGGCCGAGCAGGTCGTCGACAGCGTCGACACCGAGGCGGACGTGGACGTGAAGGGTGAGCGCGAGCGCTTGCGGCTCGAGCCCGGACCGCGGCCCGACGGGCCCTGGGACGGCTCCGAGGTGCGCGAGCCGGCCGAGGGCCGCGTGGACCTCGGCGGGATGTTCGTACCGGGTGTCGAGGGCATGGAGCTGCGGGTCGAGGTCGCGGGCGACGCGATCGTCGCGGCGACCGTCGTCCTGCACGACAGCGCCATCCAGTTGCAGGCCTTCGCCGCGCCCAAGCGCGAGGGCATCTGGGGCGAGGTGCGCGAGGAGATCGGCAGCGGCATCACCCAGCAGGGCGGCATCATCGACGAGGTCGAGGGGCCGCTGGGCTGGGAGCTGCGCGCGCAGGTGCCGGTGCAGCTGCCGGACGGCACGGGCGGCTACCAGGTCGTGCGGTTCGTCGGCGTCGACGGTCCCCGCTGGTTCCTGCGCGGGGTGATCTCCGGGCAGGGCGCGGTGCAGCCGCAGGCGGCCGGACTGCTCGAGCAGATCTTCCGGGACACGGTCGTGGTCCGCGGCGAGGGCCCGATGGCGCCCCGCGACCCGATCGTCCTCAAGCTGCCGAACGACGCGCAGATGGTGCCCGAGGGCGTCCAGCAGGACGAGGGCCAGTCGCGCTTCTCCGGCGGGATGGGCCAGCTCCAGCGCGGACCGGAGATCACCGAGGTCCGCTGA
- the dut gene encoding dUTP diphosphatase: MSREPLNVLIRRVDADVPLPAYAHPGDAGADLRTTVACELAPGERAVLPTGVSVALPEGYAAFVHPRSGLAARCGVALVNAPGTVDAGYRGEIKVIVVNLDPRESVRFERFDRIAQLVVQQVERVRFQEVAELPGSARAEGGFGSTGGHAAVDGASGTNGRAAMGGPAGGNRYASVVSDREGQ; the protein is encoded by the coding sequence GTGAGCCGTGAGCCCCTGAACGTGCTGATCCGGCGTGTCGACGCCGACGTACCGCTTCCGGCGTACGCGCATCCCGGTGACGCGGGCGCCGATCTGCGCACGACCGTGGCGTGCGAACTGGCACCGGGGGAGCGGGCCGTACTGCCCACCGGAGTGTCTGTCGCGCTCCCGGAGGGGTACGCGGCCTTCGTGCACCCGCGATCCGGACTCGCCGCCCGCTGCGGTGTCGCCCTCGTGAATGCCCCGGGGACGGTTGATGCCGGGTACCGTGGGGAGATCAAGGTGATCGTGGTGAATCTCGACCCGCGCGAGTCCGTGCGGTTCGAGCGCTTCGACCGGATTGCCCAACTGGTCGTCCAGCAGGTCGAGAGGGTCCGCTTCCAGGAGGTGGCGGAGCTTCCCGGCTCGGCGCGGGCCGAGGGGGGCTTCGGGTCCACCGGCGGCCACGCCGCCGTGGACGGTGCGAGCGGCACGAACGGCCGGGCCGCCATGGGCGGGCCGGCGGGTGGGAATCGATACGCTTCGGTCGTATCCGACCGGGAAGGACAGTGA
- a CDS encoding DUF3093 domain-containing protein: MQLSAQPYEERLTAPRSWWLISLLMGISCALVLLPFGTLPMLGGLVGGTAASAVVASSYGSPRIRVVGGLLIAGEAKIPVTALGETEVLDAEEARAWRTHKADTRAFLLLRAYIPGALRVIVTDPEDPTPYLYLSTREPERLAEALRAARAAAEAEAA; encoded by the coding sequence ATGCAGCTCTCCGCCCAGCCCTACGAAGAACGCCTCACCGCGCCCCGTTCCTGGTGGCTGATCAGCCTTCTGATGGGCATCTCCTGCGCCCTGGTCCTGCTTCCCTTCGGCACCCTGCCGATGCTGGGCGGCCTGGTCGGCGGCACCGCGGCGTCGGCGGTCGTGGCGAGCTCCTACGGCTCGCCGCGGATCCGGGTCGTGGGCGGACTGCTGATCGCGGGCGAGGCGAAGATCCCGGTCACGGCGCTCGGCGAGACGGAGGTGCTGGACGCGGAGGAGGCGCGCGCCTGGCGCACCCACAAGGCCGACACCCGCGCCTTCCTGCTGCTGCGCGCGTACATCCCCGGGGCGCTGCGGGTGATCGTCACCGACCCCGAGGACCCCACGCCCTACCTGTACCTGTCGACGCGGGAGCCGGAGCGGCTGGCCGAGGCGCTGCGTGCGGCGCGGGCCGCCGCGGAGGCCGAGGCCGCGTAA
- a CDS encoding OB-fold nucleic acid binding domain-containing protein has translation MSAVPRSDKPVGRFRRMLDRLSSSQEDLESEELREDAETAGCTRIGDCTDRQIVTVTGTLRTVTLRPRAGVPALEAELFDGTAALDVVWLGRRSIVGIEPGRRLIASGRISMSRGRRVLFNPKYELRPLGRE, from the coding sequence ATGAGTGCTGTTCCTCGTTCAGACAAGCCGGTGGGCCGATTCCGGCGCATGCTCGACCGGCTTTCCTCGTCGCAGGAGGACCTGGAGTCCGAGGAACTGCGTGAGGACGCCGAGACCGCGGGCTGTACACGCATCGGCGACTGCACCGACCGGCAGATCGTCACGGTTACTGGTACCTTGCGCACGGTCACCCTGCGTCCGCGTGCCGGAGTCCCGGCCCTGGAGGCCGAGTTGTTCGACGGCACGGCCGCCCTGGACGTGGTGTGGCTCGGCAGGCGTTCCATCGTCGGTATAGAACCGGGGCGCAGGCTGATCGCATCGGGCCGGATCTCGATGAGCCGGGGCCGCCGGGTGCTGTTCAATCCCAAGTACGAACTGCGACCCCTGGGACGGGAGTAG
- a CDS encoding inositol monophosphatase family protein yields MTDTLPAELLQVARQAAARAGELLKDGRPADLTVAATKSSPIDVVTEMDIAAEKLITGLIADRRPDDGVLGEEGASVEGTSGVRWVIDPLDGTVNYLYGLPTWAVSIAAEQDGEALVGVVVAPMRGEAFHAVRGRGAWATGAWAGERKLSCRAAPPLDQALIATGFNYVAEVRAHQADVARRLIPLLRDIRRSGSAAVDLCDLALGRLDGFYERGLNAWDYAAGDLIAREAGAVSGGRPGERPSRDLTVAAVPGVFEPLQSLLEDLGAWHD; encoded by the coding sequence GTGACCGACACCCTGCCCGCGGAACTGCTGCAAGTCGCCCGCCAGGCGGCGGCACGCGCCGGAGAGCTGCTGAAGGACGGCCGCCCGGCCGATCTGACGGTGGCCGCCACCAAGTCCAGCCCGATCGACGTCGTCACCGAGATGGACATCGCCGCCGAGAAGCTGATCACCGGCCTGATCGCCGACCGTCGCCCCGACGACGGCGTCCTCGGCGAGGAGGGCGCCTCCGTCGAGGGCACGAGCGGTGTCCGCTGGGTGATCGACCCGCTCGACGGCACCGTGAACTACCTGTACGGGCTGCCGACCTGGGCCGTCTCCATCGCCGCCGAGCAGGACGGCGAGGCGCTGGTCGGGGTCGTGGTCGCCCCGATGCGCGGCGAGGCCTTCCACGCCGTGCGTGGTCGCGGCGCCTGGGCCACCGGAGCCTGGGCCGGCGAGCGCAAGCTGTCCTGCCGCGCCGCGCCGCCCCTGGACCAGGCGTTGATCGCCACCGGCTTCAACTACGTCGCCGAGGTCCGCGCCCACCAGGCCGACGTGGCCCGCCGGCTGATCCCGCTGCTGCGCGACATCCGCCGCAGCGGTTCCGCCGCGGTGGACCTGTGCGACCTGGCGCTGGGCCGCCTGGACGGCTTCTACGAGCGCGGTCTGAACGCGTGGGACTACGCCGCGGGCGACCTGATCGCCCGGGAGGCGGGCGCCGTGTCCGGTGGCCGCCCCGGAGAGCGCCCGTCCCGCGACCTGACGGTAGCGGCCGTCCCCGGCGTCTTCGAGCCCCTCCAGAGCCTCCTGGAGGACCTCGGCGCCTGGCACGACTGA